The sequence below is a genomic window from Armatimonadota bacterium.
GGCAGCCGCCGCCAGCTCGGCCCGCGCCCGGGGGTCCGGGCAGGTGAGGACCAGCGGCCCGGCTCCCTGGTGCACCTCCCGCAGCGCCCGCAGGGCGGCCGCCAGCCCCGGCACGCGCACCGGCAGGTCCGGGGTGGCGAGATGGCCGTCCTCCCAGAACAGGGGCGCCCACAGCCCCTCGCCCTCCACCACGGCGCACGCCGGATGGTAGCGGAGGTCCCGCCAGGAGAGCGCGCGGACCTCCAGGTCTGCCCGCCCCAGGTAGCCCGCCAGCCGCTCGCGCAGGGTCGCCAGGGTGGCCGCCTCCAGCAGCGGGCCGCCGGGGACGCGGCCGCACAGCCGCCCGTCCCGGGCCGTCACCGGCACCGCCGGCCCGCCGCGCACCCGAAACACAAAGCGGGGCAGCCGGTAGCCCTCCAGCACCCAGACCAGGACCTCGCGCGCCGCCCGCTCCAGGGCTGCCAGGTTGCCGGCCACCAGGGGAAGGCCCGCGATCTCGGTCCGGTAGCGCTCCTTCAGCAGGACGCGCTCGGACCGCACCAGGTCCCGGTAGACCGGAATCCGGCCGGTGGTGGGAGCGCCTACTCCGGCCAGGTCCACCACGAGCTCGTACGCCGGACCGGCCGCCCCGGTCCGGGCACATCTCTGCAGGCGCATGTCCACCACCCGGGGGATCTCGGGTCGGCGGCGCCGGCGCATGGGCGCAGTTGCAATCGCGCGGGTCGCGCCCGCAGCTGCTGCGCCCGACGCCGCCCCCTCCCCGGCCCGCCGCCGATGGACGACCCGGTGGGGGATGATCACCCACAGCGCCAGCAGCACGCCGAACGCCACCAGCCCCAGCAGCACCTGCGTCATGGCTGTCCTCCCGACTCCCCGGCGGCTCCCAGGATGGGGACCAGAACCTCGGGGTAGCACTCCACGCCGTGTTCGGGCACGTCCAGCCCTCCCAGCTCCTCCTCCCGGGATGCCCGCAGGCCCATGGTGGCCCGCAGCAGCCCGAACAGGGCGAACCCGGTGGCCAGGGACCACGCCGTCACCGTCACCACGCTGACGGCCTGAGCCAGGAGCTGCGCCCACGACCCGGCCACCAGCCCCCGCACGCCCCCGTAGGTGCCGTCGGCGAACACTCCCACGGCCAGCAGGCCCCATAGCCCGCCCGCCGCGTGCACCGACACCGCACCCACCGCGTCGTCCACCCGCAGCGTGCGCTCGACAAACCCCAGGCTCCACAGCATCACCAGCGCCCCCACCGCCCCGATGATCACCGCCGCCCAGGGGGCCACGTAGGCGCACGGCGCGGTGATGGCCACCAGCCCGGCCAGCGACCCGTTGCAGGCCAGGGTGACGTCCGCCTTGCCCGTGCGCAGGAGGGAGAGGTACAGCGCCACCACGGCCCCCGTGGTTCCGGCCAGGAAGGTGTTGACCGCAATCACCGAGATCCGCAGGTCGGTGGCCGCCAGGGTGGATCCGGGGTTGAACCCGAACCACCCGAAGAACAGGATGAACGTCCCGGTCACCACATAGGCCATGTTGTGGCCCGGGATCACGTTGGGGGTGCCATCGGGGTTGTACTTGCCGATGCGCGGCCCGACCATGGCCGCCCCGGCCAGCGCCACCAGCCCGCCTACCGCGTGCACCACCCCCGAGCCGGCGAAGTCCCGCGCCCCCACCCCCTCGCCCAGAAACGGCAGGTACTCGGACAGCCGGCCCAGCCAGCCGCCGCCCCATACCCAGTGGCCGTAGATGGGGTAGATGAGGGCGGAGACCAGGAAACTGTACGCCAGGTAGGCGGTGATCTTGGTGCGCTCGGCCACGGCGCCGGCCACGATGGTGGCCGCGGTAGCGGCGAAGACGATCTGGAAGAACCAGTACAGGATGGTGGTCACATCATAGCTCTGGCCGGTGAGGAAGAACCCCGAGTACCCGATCAGGGCGTTGCCGGCCTCCAGGCCCGGGGCGATCGCGCTCCCGCCGAACATGAAGGCAAAGCCGAACGCCCAGAAGGCCAGGGACGCCATGCAGAAGTCCATGAAGCTCTTGGTCAGGTAGTTGACGGTGTTCTTGGACCGGATCAGCCCCGCACCCAGCAGCGCGAACCCGGCCTGCATGAAGAACACCAGGAAGGCGGCCACCAGCGTCCAGGCGAAGTTGACCGCGGCCGCCGGGTCGGACGCCAGGGTGGCCCGACCTGTCGGGTCGCCGGCCCACGCGGAACCCGCCGCCACCATCACCCACACTGCCACCGCCACCAGCCGCCGCATCGGCCGCCTCCTCCGCCCACGGACCCACAAACACAGACGGCGCCCTCCGCCAGGAGGGCGCCGTGGCCCCACATACCGCCTATGCTTTTTCTTTGGACGTTACCCTAGCACAGGCCGCCCCGCCGGTCAAGGGG
It includes:
- a CDS encoding ammonium transporter; translated protein: MRRLVAVAVWVMVAAGSAWAGDPTGRATLASDPAAAVNFAWTLVAAFLVFFMQAGFALLGAGLIRSKNTVNYLTKSFMDFCMASLAFWAFGFAFMFGGSAIAPGLEAGNALIGYSGFFLTGQSYDVTTILYWFFQIVFAATAATIVAGAVAERTKITAYLAYSFLVSALIYPIYGHWVWGGGWLGRLSEYLPFLGEGVGARDFAGSGVVHAVGGLVALAGAAMVGPRIGKYNPDGTPNVIPGHNMAYVVTGTFILFFGWFGFNPGSTLAATDLRISVIAVNTFLAGTTGAVVALYLSLLRTGKADVTLACNGSLAGLVAITAPCAYVAPWAAVIIGAVGALVMLWSLGFVERTLRVDDAVGAVSVHAAGGLWGLLAVGVFADGTYGGVRGLVAGSWAQLLAQAVSVVTVTAWSLATGFALFGLLRATMGLRASREEELGGLDVPEHGVECYPEVLVPILGAAGESGGQP